One Paramisgurnus dabryanus chromosome 10, PD_genome_1.1, whole genome shotgun sequence genomic region harbors:
- the LOC135718072 gene encoding uncharacterized protein produces MSLHDYADFIAENKKNGLSCDDIAAALCTQFGTTRGFSEINVRRWCAEQGLVRDFCPDSQLEVEVADGIAETGSSFGRKMMTGYLSAKGVKASEGRVGKVLRGIHQPYHTARLQGARNLNPIPYSAEYMGHKLHVDQNEKLVMFGVTHVMAIDGFSKKVVGHSTMPVKNNIIIYEEVYRPAVLSYGLWDQVRVDCGKEFYLTLFIQEKLAQHRHNTQRQPYIQTPSTRNHVIERMWSEVNARVNYPLKSALVHLVNQEELDMEDNTSKYCVSNLTCQMARIGITNVIEAWNAYRIPGKGIPNELAKGGCPAKLQEDHLPVGTVAADLYQQELGSALKRESIFGCNPFPSEEAQQWTETEFGSHFDLISLHQNVTNHNYGPFEQAVMSLIDVTRRCV; encoded by the exons ATGTCTTTGCATGACTATGCAGATTTTAttgcagaaaataaaaaaaatggactGAGTTGTGATGATATTGCCGCTGCATTATGTACCCAGTTTGGCACAACACGGGGTTTTTCAGAGATAAATGTGCGGAGATGGTGTGCTGAGCAAGGGCTTGTCAGAGACTTCTGCCCTGACAGCCAACTCGAAGTGGAAGTCGCCGATGGTATTGCTGAG ACTGGATCGTCATTTGGCCGGAAAATGATGACTGGATATCTATCTGCAAAAGGGGTTAAAGCATCTGAGGGCAGAGTGGGTAAAGTGTTGAGAGGGATTCATCAACCCTACCACACTGCAAGACTACAG GGTGCCCGAAATCTGAACCCCATACCCTACAGTGCAGAATACATGGGTCACAAGCTGCATGTAGATCAAAATGAGAAGCTTGTTATGTTTGGAGTAACCCATGTAATGGCTATTGACGGTTTCAGCAAGAAGGTGGTCGGTCACTCCACCATGCCAGTAAAGAATAATATAATCATTTATGAGGAAGTTTACAG ACCTGCTGTGCTTTCCTATGGACTATGGGACCAGGTCAGAGTTGACTGTGGAAAAGAGTTTTATCTGACATTATTCATCCAAGAAAAGCTGGCGCAACACAGACACAATACTCAAAGGCAGCCATACATTCAGACACCTTCTACAAGG AACCATGTGATAGAGAGAATGTGGTCAGAGGTCAATGCCAGAGTCAACTACCCTTTGAAGTCAGCTTTGGTACATCTGGTGAACCAGGAGGAACTGGACATGGAGGACAACACATCCAAATATTGTGTATCAAACCTGACATGCCAAATGGCTAGGATTGGCATTACAAATGTAATAGAGGCATGGAATGCATACAGGATCCCAG GAAAGGGGATACCAAATGAACTGGCTAAAGGAGGGTGTCCTGCAAAACTTCAAGAGGACCATCTGCCTGTTGGTACTGTTGCTGCTGACCTTTATCAGCAGGAACTGGGATCAGCTTTGAAAAGGGAATCCATTTTTGGATGTAATCCTTTCCCATCTGAAGAAGCCCAACAATGGACTGAAACGGAGTTTGGTTCTCACTTTGATTTGATATCACTACATCAAAATGTAACTAACCATAACTATGGGCCTTTTGAACAAGCAGTTATGTCTCTTATTGATGTCACCAGACGCTGTGTGTGA
- the LOC135741302 gene encoding uncharacterized protein gives MESFVLFRGGKRVTMKDDDMSVDKICRIFQVQASSLYITDDANTAVFPDPTGRFCIYSLTHRAHYEVHGDPDQSQPPANRALNTASVPFAFMRRPSFSASTETPGASPGTPRAGGLFPARSFQRSIHIAEVVNEKLSTSRTVVIRFLEADATVEGITSKVKDALSCYEPLTLTDSQGNEITDSEATRSSQYWKQNSRKIFAISEQEFVEFQNGRRAKVR, from the exons ATGGAAAGTTTCGTTCTCTTTCGTGGAGGCAAACGTGTTACCATGAAAGACGATGACATGTCTGTGGACAAGATATGCAGGATTTTTCAG GTCCAGGCAAGTAGTCTGTACATTACAGATGATGCAAACACTGCAGTATTCCCAGACCCAACAGGACGATTTTGCATCTACAGTCTCACACATCGCGCCCATTACGAGGTCCACGGAGATCCGGATCAAAGTCAGCCCCCTGCAAATAGGGCCCTAAACACTGCAAGCGTTCCTTTTGCCTTCATGCGCCGACCTTCATTTTCTGCTTCCACTGAAACACCAGGAGCTTCGCCTGGAACTCCACGAGCTGGTGGGCTGTTCCCAGCAAGATCGTTCCAAAG GTCAATCCATATTGCTGAAGTAGTTAATGAAAAGTTAAGTACTTCACGGACAGTGGTCATTCGCTTTTTGGAAGCTGATGCAACTGTTGAAGGAATAACGTCAAAGGTGAAGGATGCCTTAAGCTGTTATGAGCCACTAACCCTCACAGACAGCCAAGGAAATGAAATAACTGACTCCGAGGCCACAAGAA GTTCCCAGTACTGGAAACAGAACTCCAGAAAAATCTTTGCCATCTCAGAACAAGAATTTGTGGAGTTCCAAAATGGAAGAAGAGCTAAAGTTAGGTAA